A genome region from Chloroflexia bacterium SDU3-3 includes the following:
- a CDS encoding succinate dehydrogenase/fumarate reductase iron-sulfur subunit — MDLTLNVWRQKDANSPGKMVTYQAKNVSTEMSFLEMLDVVNEELTNKGEEPIAFDHDCREGICGSCGVMVNGVAHGPGKGVTACQVHMRSFHDGETLTIEPWRARSFPVLKDLIVDRSAFDRIIQAGGFTSVSTGSAPEANAIPIPKENADLAMDAAACIGCGACVAACPNASAMLFTSAKVSQLALLPQGQPERAERVLDMVQQMDAEGFGGCTNYGECSAVCPKEISLDFIAKLNRELIAATVSHGGKKRRRQEPVGKSK, encoded by the coding sequence ATGGATCTTACACTCAACGTCTGGCGACAGAAGGACGCCAACTCGCCGGGGAAGATGGTCACCTACCAGGCCAAAAACGTCAGCACCGAGATGTCCTTCTTGGAGATGCTCGACGTGGTCAACGAGGAGCTGACCAACAAGGGCGAGGAGCCGATCGCGTTCGACCACGACTGCCGCGAGGGCATCTGTGGCTCGTGCGGTGTGATGGTGAACGGCGTGGCCCACGGCCCCGGCAAGGGCGTGACGGCATGCCAGGTGCACATGCGCAGCTTCCACGATGGCGAGACGCTCACCATCGAGCCGTGGCGCGCGCGCTCCTTCCCGGTGCTGAAGGATCTGATCGTCGACCGCAGCGCGTTCGACCGGATCATCCAGGCCGGCGGCTTCACCTCGGTCTCGACGGGCAGCGCCCCCGAGGCCAACGCGATCCCGATCCCCAAGGAGAACGCCGACCTGGCCATGGATGCCGCCGCCTGCATCGGCTGCGGCGCGTGCGTGGCGGCCTGCCCCAACGCCTCGGCCATGCTGTTCACCTCGGCCAAGGTCTCGCAGCTGGCGCTGCTGCCCCAGGGCCAGCCCGAGCGCGCCGAGCGCGTGCTCGACATGGTGCAGCAGATGGACGCCGAGGGCTTCGGTGGCTGCACCAACTACGGCGAGTGCTCGGCGGTCTGCCCGAAGGAGATCAGCCTCGACTTCATCGCCAAGCTCAACCGCGAGCTGATCGCGGCCACCGTGAGCCACGGCGGCAAGAAGCGCCGCCGCCAGGAGCCGGTGGGCAAGTCCAAGTAG
- a CDS encoding L-lactate dehydrogenase — translation MNATGKVGLVGTGFVGASFAYSLMQQGTANELVLIDVDNARAEGEAMDLNHGLPFVGPMKIYAGDYSALAGAEVTVITAGLNQKPGETRLELLSKNAAIMRSIIPEVVKYNPDGLILIASNPVDIMTYIACETAGLRPGQVIGSGTILDTARFRYLLSEYYQVDPRSVHAYIIGEHGDSELAVWSLANIAGVRLRDFVGSNGRGYDQAAMDDILFQTRNAAYEIIRRKKATYYAIGLGLHTLVESILKDRHSVLTVSTPLHGQFGVEGMAISLPSIVSRSGMEEVLNIQLAKDEIEAFQRSAQTLKENYAKL, via the coding sequence ATGAACGCGACCGGAAAAGTTGGTCTCGTAGGCACGGGGTTTGTCGGCGCATCCTTCGCGTACTCGCTGATGCAGCAGGGCACGGCGAACGAGCTGGTGCTGATCGATGTGGACAACGCACGCGCCGAGGGCGAGGCTATGGACCTGAACCACGGCCTGCCGTTTGTCGGCCCCATGAAGATCTACGCGGGCGACTACTCGGCGCTGGCCGGGGCCGAGGTGACGGTGATCACCGCAGGCCTGAACCAGAAGCCCGGCGAGACCCGCCTGGAGCTGCTGAGCAAGAACGCCGCGATCATGCGCTCGATCATCCCCGAGGTGGTGAAGTACAACCCCGATGGTCTGATCCTGATCGCCTCGAACCCGGTCGACATCATGACCTACATCGCCTGCGAGACGGCGGGCCTGCGCCCCGGCCAGGTGATCGGCTCGGGCACGATCTTGGACACGGCGCGCTTCCGCTACCTGCTGAGCGAGTACTACCAGGTTGACCCGCGCAGCGTGCATGCCTATATCATCGGCGAGCACGGCGACAGCGAGCTGGCGGTCTGGAGCTTGGCCAACATCGCGGGCGTGCGCCTGCGAGACTTTGTCGGCTCGAACGGGCGCGGCTACGATCAGGCCGCCATGGACGACATCCTGTTCCAGACCCGCAACGCCGCCTACGAGATCATCCGCCGCAAGAAGGCCACCTACTACGCCATCGGCCTGGGCCTGCATACGCTGGTGGAGTCCATCCTGAAGGATCGCCACAGTGTGCTCACGGTCAGCACGCCGCTACACGGCCAGTTCGGGGTCGAGGGCATGGCGATCAGCCTGCCCTCGATCGTGAGCCGCAGCGGCATGGAGGAGGTGCTGAACATCCAGCTGGCGAAGGACGAGATCGAGGCCTTCCAGCGCTCGGCGCAGACCCTGAAGGAGAACTACGCCAAGCTGTAG
- a CDS encoding phospholipid carrier-dependent glycosyltransferase — translation MTPRSHAITTVSGQADEMTGAAQSASGWLARHAELLWAIALVLLAALAHGYNMFHFPYFESDEGTYMAQAWSLINHRQLAPYTYWYDHAPGGWVQLALWVQFTGGMYSLGGPLVTGRLLMFLMQVGAVAMVYAITRRVSGSVMAATIATLAFSLSGYGLYYHRRILLDNIATFWMLASLALLVWPKPSLSRIWLSAAALGISILSKELTIFLIPALACVVACQTKGAQRWMAVIGWVTIVCCLFSLYPLLAFLKGELLPSGTTAGGIDSHVSLIGSLAYQSARERDAGLLSLHSGVWSAIRTWRQEEPLLLVGGLAAMLASLVMLPWRRTLGMVALMALSLWLFIGRGGVTLPFYLVPLLPLQAICLGAVLGMALDAMRHGLARMGARAAQAATLGRVAAVAACLWCISLSYHNPHLEFRYDTLSLWRSKQADVHAAAAAWVRANIPHDAKIVIDQSMWLDLHAAPDGQAFPNAHYYWKVSDDPAIRNGVFGGDWRSIDYIITTNQMLGDASRMHDPLLDQALAAAIPLKTFDMGAWPVSVYMMHSPSVPQAASIMRDSWASYRSAFIEGGRVIDRGAGGKTTSEGQSYAMLRAIFIDDRATFDQVWGWTKANLQQPNGLLAWLWDKLPSGEYGVADRGAASDADQDVALALLFASRRWDEPRYADEARQIMRGIWSDLTVDVRGQRVLAAGAWATAGDPVVNPSYLAPYAYRIFAQADPGTPWDELTESSYQILAQIRSDARFGKGSGTVPNWIALDATTGTIKPAPQFGEYADQFSYDASRTPWRVALDWQWFHDPRAAEALAGMDLPSRAFQRDGKLAAAYDADGSVASPYESISMYAGAIGQLMFSDSPELAEQVYQQKIARAYHTSPAGSYWGEKDNYYDQNWAWFATGLLSHQLENLWAK, via the coding sequence ATGACCCCTCGCTCTCACGCAATCACTACCGTATCGGGACAGGCGGACGAAATGACCGGTGCTGCTCAGTCGGCCAGCGGCTGGCTGGCGCGCCACGCCGAGCTGCTGTGGGCGATCGCGCTGGTGCTGCTGGCGGCGCTGGCCCATGGCTACAACATGTTCCACTTCCCCTACTTTGAAAGCGATGAGGGCACCTACATGGCGCAGGCGTGGTCGCTGATCAACCACCGCCAGCTGGCCCCATACACCTACTGGTACGACCACGCGCCGGGCGGCTGGGTGCAGCTGGCGCTGTGGGTGCAGTTCACCGGCGGCATGTACAGCCTGGGTGGCCCACTGGTGACTGGCCGCCTGCTCATGTTTCTGATGCAGGTGGGCGCGGTGGCTATGGTCTATGCGATCACCCGGCGCGTCTCCGGCAGCGTGATGGCGGCCACTATCGCCACCCTGGCCTTCTCACTCTCGGGCTATGGGCTGTACTACCACCGCCGCATCCTGCTGGATAATATCGCCACGTTCTGGATGCTGGCCAGCCTGGCGCTGCTGGTCTGGCCGAAACCCTCGCTCAGCCGGATCTGGCTCAGCGCCGCGGCCCTCGGTATCTCTATTCTCTCGAAGGAGCTGACGATCTTCCTCATCCCCGCGCTGGCCTGCGTGGTGGCCTGCCAGACCAAAGGCGCGCAGCGCTGGATGGCGGTGATCGGCTGGGTGACGATCGTGTGCTGCCTGTTCTCGCTCTACCCGCTGCTGGCCTTCCTGAAGGGCGAGCTGCTGCCCAGCGGCACCACCGCTGGCGGGATCGACTCGCACGTGAGCCTGATCGGCTCGCTGGCCTACCAGTCGGCGCGCGAGCGCGATGCGGGGCTGCTCTCGCTGCACAGCGGGGTGTGGAGCGCCATCCGCACCTGGCGGCAGGAGGAGCCGCTGCTGCTGGTGGGCGGCCTGGCCGCGATGCTGGCATCGCTGGTTATGCTGCCCTGGCGGCGTACGCTGGGCATGGTGGCGCTGATGGCGCTGTCGCTGTGGCTGTTCATCGGGCGCGGCGGGGTGACGCTGCCCTTTTACCTCGTGCCGCTGCTGCCGCTGCAGGCCATCTGCCTCGGCGCGGTGCTGGGGATGGCGCTCGATGCCATGCGCCACGGCCTCGCACGCATGGGTGCCCGCGCTGCCCAGGCGGCCACGCTTGGCCGCGTGGCGGCGGTGGCCGCATGCCTGTGGTGTATCTCGCTCAGCTACCACAACCCCCACCTAGAGTTTCGCTACGACACGCTCTCGCTCTGGCGCAGCAAGCAGGCCGATGTGCACGCCGCCGCCGCCGCCTGGGTGCGCGCCAACATCCCGCACGATGCCAAGATCGTGATCGATCAGTCGATGTGGCTCGACCTGCACGCCGCGCCCGATGGTCAGGCCTTCCCCAATGCGCACTACTACTGGAAGGTGAGCGACGACCCGGCCATCCGCAACGGTGTGTTTGGCGGCGACTGGCGCTCGATCGACTATATCATCACCACCAACCAGATGCTGGGCGACGCCAGCCGCATGCACGACCCGCTGCTCGATCAGGCGCTGGCCGCCGCCATCCCGCTGAAGACCTTCGACATGGGCGCATGGCCAGTGAGCGTGTATATGATGCACAGCCCCAGTGTGCCCCAGGCCGCGAGTATCATGCGCGACTCGTGGGCGAGCTACCGCAGCGCCTTTATCGAGGGCGGGCGGGTGATCGACCGGGGCGCTGGCGGCAAGACCACATCCGAGGGCCAGTCCTACGCTATGCTGCGGGCGATATTTATCGACGACCGCGCCACCTTCGATCAGGTGTGGGGCTGGACCAAGGCCAACCTGCAGCAGCCGAATGGCCTGCTGGCCTGGCTGTGGGACAAGCTGCCCAGCGGCGAGTACGGCGTGGCCGACCGTGGCGCGGCCAGCGATGCCGATCAGGATGTCGCGCTGGCGCTGCTGTTCGCCAGCCGCCGCTGGGACGAGCCTCGCTACGCCGACGAGGCGCGGCAGATCATGCGCGGCATCTGGAGCGACCTGACGGTCGATGTGCGTGGCCAGCGCGTGCTGGCGGCTGGCGCGTGGGCCACAGCGGGTGACCCCGTGGTGAACCCCTCGTACCTCGCGCCCTACGCCTACCGCATCTTTGCGCAGGCCGACCCTGGCACGCCCTGGGATGAGCTGACTGAGAGCAGCTACCAGATCCTGGCTCAGATCCGCAGCGATGCGCGCTTTGGCAAGGGGAGCGGCACCGTGCCCAACTGGATCGCCCTAGATGCGACGACCGGCACGATCAAGCCCGCGCCACAGTTTGGCGAGTACGCCGACCAGTTCTCCTACGATGCCAGCCGCACCCCGTGGCGTGTCGCGCTCGACTGGCAGTGGTTCCACGACCCGCGCGCCGCCGAGGCCCTCGCGGGTATGGATCTGCCATCGCGGGCCTTCCAGCGCGATGGCAAGCTGGCCGCAGCCTACGATGCCGATGGCAGTGTGGCCTCGCCCTACGAGTCGATCTCGATGTACGCGGGCGCGATCGGCCAGCTGATGTTTAGCGATAGCCCCGAGCTGGCCGAGCAGGTCTACCAGCAGAAGATCGCGCGGGCCTACCATACCTCGCCCGCCGGGTCGTACTGGGGCGAGAAGGACAACTACTACGACCAGAACTGGGCCTGGTTCGCCACCGGGCTGCTGTCGCACCAGCTGGAGAACCTGTGGGCCAAGTAG